A genomic region of Raphanus sativus cultivar WK10039 chromosome 6, ASM80110v3, whole genome shotgun sequence contains the following coding sequences:
- the LOC108813499 gene encoding guanine nucleotide-binding protein subunit beta-like protein produces the protein MAEGLVLKGTMRAHTDMVTAIATPIDNSDTIVSASRDKSIIVWKLTKDDKSYGVAQRRLTGHSHFVEDVVLSSDGQFALSGSWDGELRLWDLAAGVSTRRFVGHTKDVLSVAFSLDNRQIVSASRDRTIKLWNTLGECKYTIAEGGGEGHGEWVSCVRFSPNTLQPTIVSASWDKTVKVWNLSNCKLRSTLAGHTGNVNTVAVSPDGSLCASGGKDGVVLLWDLAEGKKLYSLEANSVIHALTFSPNRYWLCAATEQGIKIWDLESKSVVEDLKVDLKAEAEKSDGSGSAATRRKVIYCTSLNWSADGSTLFSGYTDGVIRVWGIGRY, from the exons ATGGCGGAAGGACTCGTTCTGAAGGGCACCATGCGTGCACACACCGACATGGTCACCGCGATCGCCACCCCAATCGATAACTCCGACACCATCGTCTCAGCTTCCCGTGACAAATCCATCATCGTATGGAAACTCACCAAGGACGACAAATCCTACGGCGTCGCTCAGAGACGTCTCACAGGCCACTCCCACTTCGTCGAAGACGTCGTCCTCTCCTCAGACGGCCAATTCGCGCTTTCCGGAAGCTGGGACGGCGAGCTTCGCCTATGGGACCTCGCCGCCGGTGTCTCGACTCGCCGATTCGTCGGACACACGAAAGACGTGCTCTCCGTCGCCTTCTCTCTCGACAACCGTCAGATCGTATCGGCCTCTCGTGACCGTACGATCAAGTTGTGGAATACTCTGGGTGAGTGTAAGTACACTATCGCCGAAGGAGGCGGTGAGGGACACGGCGAGTGGGTTAGCTGCGTTAGGTTCAGTCCCAACACGCTCCAGCCGACGATTGTGTCGGCCTCGTGGGACAAGACGGTGAAAGTGTGGAACTTGTCCAACTGCAAGCTAAGATCGACTCTTGCTGGTCACACTGGGAATGTCAACACGGTGGCTGTGTCGCCTGATGGTTCTCTCTGCGCCAGTGGAGGCAAAGATGGTGTGGTTTTGCTGTGGGATTTGGCTGAGGGGAAGAAGCTTTACTCTCTTGAGGCTAACTCTGTCATTCATGCTCTTACCTTTAGTCCTAATAGGTATTGGCTATGTGCTGCTACTGAGCAGGGTATTAAGATTTGGGATCTTGAGAGTAAGAGTGTTGTTGAGGACTTGAAGGTTGATCTCAAGGCTGAGGCTGAGAAGTCTGATGGAAGTGGTAGTGCTGCCACCAGAAGGAAG GTTATCTACTGCACCAGCCTGAACTGGAGTGCGGATGGAAGCACCTTGTTCAGTGGATATACCGATGGAGTTATCAGAGTTTGGGGTATTGGACGTTACTAG
- the LOC108808415 gene encoding uncharacterized protein LOC108808415: protein MSFSSDDAADKLIEDTFDEHVDNFIDQQVDNFIDQQINKPKRRTYIERHREQGHEDLWNDYFSENPTYPPEMFRRRFRMTKPLFLSIVDRLSNEVPYFRQRQNAHGRYGLSALQKCTAAIRMLAYGQSGDTYDEYLRLGESTALLCLEKFNEAIIQLFGDEYLRKPTPADLQRFLDIGEVRGFPGMIGSIDCMHWEWKNCPRSWRGQYARGHGKPTIVLEAVASQDLWIWHAFFGLPGRAPKVNFTVNGHNYRMAYYLTDGIYPKWSTFIQSIPLPQGLKAELFAEKQESARKDVERAFGVLQSRFAIVKNPALLWDKEKIGKIMKTCVILHNMIVENERNTYILSDTSEFESGESSRSSQVEISQPTDSPSNFVNRHGIQAQIRDQQSFESRFS, encoded by the exons ATGTCTTTCTCATCAGATGATGCAGCAGATAAACTAATTGAAGATACGTTTGACGAACATGTTGATAATTTTATCGACCAACAAGTTGATAATTTCATCGACCAACAAATTAACAAGCCGAAGAGACGAACTTATATCGAAAGACATAGGGAGCAAGGCCACGAAGACCTTTGGAATGACTATTTCAGTGAAAATCCTACATACCCACCAGAAATGTTTAGGCGGCGTTTTCGAATGACGAAGCCATTGTTCCTTTCCATTGTCGATCGCCTGAGTAATGAAGTTCCATACTTTCGTCAAAGACAAAATGCTCACGGAAGGTACGGCCTATCTGCACTTCAAAAGTGTACTGCAGCTATACGTATGCTAGCATATGGTCAATCAGGAGATACGTATGACgaatatctccgacttggtgagaGTACCGCACTTTTATGTTTGGAGAAGTTCAACGAAGCGATAATACAATTGTTTGGAGATGAGTATCTACGAAAACCTACACCAGCTGATCTTCAACGATTCCTCGATATCGGAGAGGTACGCGGATTTCCGGGAATGATAGGcagcatcgactgtatgcattgggagtggaaaaacTGCCCAAGGTCTTGGAGAGGGCAGTACGCACGAGGTCACGGAAAGCCGACCATTGTCTTAGAGGCTGTGGCATCACAggatctttggatatggcacgcaTTTTTCGGTTTACCAG GAAGAGCTCCTAAAGTTAATTTCACGGTCAACGGCCACAATTATCGTATGGCGTACTACCTTACAGACGGAATCTATCCGaaatggtcaacatttatcCAATCCATTCCACTACCTCAAGGTCTTAAAGCTGAGCTTTTTGCTGAAAAACAAGAATCCGCCAGAAAAGATGTCGAACGTGCTTTCGGAGTTTTGCAATCGAGGTTTGCAATAGTAAAAAATCCTGCTCTACTATGGGACAAGGAAAAGATTGGAAAGATTATGAAAACTTGTGTCATACTACACAATATGATAGTAGAGAACGAACGAAACACATATATTCTGTCTGATACATCTGAGTTCGAGTCGGGAGAGTCAAGCAGGAGTTCACAGGTGGAAATCTCGCAACCTACGGACTCTCCTTCCAACTTCGTTAATAGGCATGGCATTCAAGCTCAAATTCGGGATCAACAATCGTTTGAAAGCcgatttagttga